One segment of Candidatus Manganitrophus noduliformans DNA contains the following:
- a CDS encoding HNH endonuclease, which yields MPILDQIRPKDKNRIYDMVRDVGVDVSDWEASKGNALSAAANPKYCYNWSFVQPNEVVVLNLWHSDIEELDGVLTDELNARDIAKRGKGVTVRRATEMDEAIKEAYRKNLPIRVVLCEGTKRNRNDPNSKASKVHFRSLDPEPWHVAKYDMDTGQTTLMRGLGRGSDGFVDQFDMAVPLGRPAERGETKSFPFVRRPDVRRYVLLRANGRCEYCGAVGFTMANGQVYLETHHVVPLNEKGSDSVGNVVALCPNHHREAHHGKSRAEIRKTLQEKLENNS from the coding sequence GTGCCGATTCTTGATCAGATCAGGCCAAAGGATAAGAACAGAATCTATGACATGGTTCGAGATGTCGGCGTGGATGTTAGTGATTGGGAAGCGTCAAAGGGCAATGCGTTAAGCGCCGCGGCAAATCCTAAGTATTGCTATAACTGGTCATTCGTTCAGCCCAATGAGGTTGTCGTTTTGAACCTTTGGCATAGCGACATCGAGGAGTTGGATGGGGTACTTACAGATGAGTTGAATGCGCGAGATATCGCCAAGAGGGGTAAGGGCGTTACCGTACGTCGCGCAACAGAAATGGATGAGGCAATAAAGGAGGCCTATCGCAAGAACCTCCCAATAAGAGTCGTTCTTTGTGAAGGCACGAAGCGGAACAGAAACGACCCAAATTCCAAGGCATCTAAAGTCCACTTTCGCTCTTTGGATCCGGAGCCATGGCATGTCGCGAAATATGACATGGATACAGGGCAAACCACCTTAATGCGTGGGTTGGGGCGTGGTTCTGACGGATTCGTAGATCAGTTTGATATGGCCGTTCCTTTGGGACGGCCTGCCGAAAGAGGCGAAACGAAGTCCTTCCCATTTGTCCGCCGTCCTGATGTCCGCCGGTATGTTCTGCTACGTGCAAATGGAAGGTGTGAATACTGCGGCGCAGTGGGATTCACCATGGCCAATGGGCAGGTCTATCTGGAAACCCATCATGTGGTCCCCTTGAACGAGAAGGGATCAGATTCTGTAGGCAACGTTGTCGCTCTTTGTCCAAATCATCACCGTGAGGCTCATCACGGCAAGAGTCGTGCAGAGATTCGTAAGACACTGCAGGAGAAATTAGAGAATAATTCTTGA
- a CDS encoding tetratricopeptide repeat protein yields MRGSLYPALLIFVILFGISPAFGKSPGQDLLDEGVSLYQKERYQEALSRFKRATELDPGLLKGWENIGWAYYKLDRKEEAVRIWETLLKIEPGNLHLLNEIGFIHLSGEAWEKAVVSLRKSLQVEPNQPKTRLRLGEAYQALGRWEKAAREYETALRLRPGDLTAILRRMALYEKRDQELEAIGFLEEKFSETSSPLLRFHLGRLQARRGDRAYRSGAYSEAEAAYQTALRWDPDNPQYRINLGWTKRKQGSTAAAIAEWREALDRDPDPSRLYRPLADAYLELGDRAEARAWYERGWGSGRREPEAAYHLAEIAFQENQRERAIQRFSDLSTLPEWDETWALRVANLFIALDQPEEGVSFFTQRKTGDPGRGKALGRLYAYQGGKSFRAGEVERATQHYLAALQFDNQNMQALRDLGWSYWKQAQWDRSEEIWKRYRAVYPDRPEPYNLLTQIYLYKRDYRTAIDSIEASLALSPDQPDERLKRAKARFWDGRFDTGRREAEQLATLYPDHLPIQTFWGELLMQHHDFKRGKEQWRKVLDLGSVSPKAEYFWLRSMYESGEYEKAVAEAKKRAGEHPPKQAILRFLAEDALFREDKEEAVRWYRLLTEAFPQHPSFWLERSRLYQEMNLFPESLKTLEQARQAHPDHLEIRLSLTEAERLNGKYDAAERRYIELTEEYPDNRRAYIGLLQTRIEARRFREALALLEQNRSAFLKGYEVDLQRGAIYAGMGAPGDAESSFMRVASPAETTRYIPILLYHGLSDHPRSMNLSVDLFDAQLQALGAAGYQTITIRELGRMVDGKEPFPPKPILITFDDARIDAFLLGDPILAKHGMKATMFVPTAKITDQNPFFADWEMIRKYAGTGRWDLQSHGDHAHDLIPIDAAEQIGGFLVNRLWIKEQERLETREEYLQRLEIDYRQSRRLLDREVAGLDLIGYAFPFSEAGQENIGNEPRAAEFNEQLLAKYFRFGFVQDQNGYNAIEPGPAPAGRMLRRFSVPRSWDGKKLLAHLTAQHPGLAATIRIGQSYYWSGRYDTARALFERLPAEAPLLKGDSAYYLAALSYQQGRYREAARHFSLSLAEGSERAGNSASLLRQIAWQNQAQTGIRFGLFHDSNDRSNRWQSLLFRYPLAHPIDLSFEIGRISFRENGFSPLSGQELRVGARWQTSAQILLEGSVRARFLEGGDDTGNLWLTGKYQADHQEIHLRWAYEDVETLQAHRIGLQTRNGGFRYRLRLTSQWRGDVDFLYRSYEDGNERTDFRTGLSYQLLAWPGWRVGAAFTRSDTRFQSDRYYTPAGLNVGRATLSYRKAWDSGTLLEGEGGIGLAEDTLRGTRWVGYGEIKSVQAWTDQIRSSLAWDYNRSPGYRSWTVEAMAHYRF; encoded by the coding sequence TTGCGTGGGTCTCTTTATCCTGCGCTCTTAATCTTTGTCATCCTATTCGGAATCTCCCCCGCCTTTGGAAAATCACCCGGTCAAGATCTTCTCGATGAAGGGGTCTCCCTCTATCAAAAAGAGCGATACCAGGAAGCGTTGTCGCGCTTCAAGCGGGCCACCGAGCTCGATCCCGGACTTCTGAAGGGGTGGGAGAATATCGGGTGGGCCTATTACAAATTGGATCGGAAGGAGGAGGCGGTCCGGATCTGGGAAACCCTTCTCAAAATCGAGCCGGGGAATCTTCACCTGCTCAACGAAATCGGCTTTATTCACTTAAGCGGGGAGGCCTGGGAGAAGGCGGTCGTCTCTCTCCGGAAAAGCCTCCAAGTCGAACCGAACCAACCGAAGACGCGATTGCGATTGGGCGAGGCGTATCAGGCGTTGGGCCGATGGGAGAAGGCGGCACGGGAGTACGAAACGGCGCTGCGGCTCCGGCCGGGTGACCTGACGGCGATCCTACGGAGAATGGCCCTTTATGAGAAACGCGATCAGGAATTGGAGGCGATCGGCTTTCTGGAGGAGAAATTCTCTGAAACCTCCTCCCCGCTCTTGCGGTTTCACCTCGGACGCCTCCAGGCGCGGCGGGGAGATCGCGCCTATCGAAGCGGAGCCTACTCGGAGGCCGAAGCCGCCTATCAAACCGCCCTTCGGTGGGATCCGGACAATCCCCAGTACCGGATCAACCTCGGCTGGACGAAACGGAAACAAGGGTCGACCGCGGCGGCGATTGCCGAATGGCGAGAAGCCCTCGACCGAGATCCCGACCCAAGCCGCCTTTACCGCCCCTTGGCAGACGCCTATCTCGAACTCGGCGACAGGGCGGAGGCCCGCGCCTGGTACGAGCGGGGGTGGGGATCGGGGAGGCGGGAGCCTGAGGCGGCCTATCACCTCGCCGAAATCGCCTTTCAAGAGAATCAACGCGAGCGGGCGATCCAACGATTCAGCGATTTATCCACCCTTCCGGAGTGGGATGAAACTTGGGCGCTGCGCGTCGCAAACCTCTTCATCGCTTTGGATCAACCGGAGGAGGGGGTTTCCTTTTTCACTCAAAGAAAAACCGGGGACCCAGGAAGGGGAAAAGCGCTCGGCCGGCTCTACGCTTATCAGGGTGGAAAGTCGTTTCGGGCCGGCGAGGTTGAGAGGGCGACACAACACTATCTTGCAGCACTCCAATTCGACAATCAGAATATGCAGGCGCTTCGGGACCTCGGCTGGTCCTACTGGAAGCAGGCGCAGTGGGACCGGTCCGAAGAGATTTGGAAACGTTATCGCGCGGTTTATCCGGACCGTCCGGAACCGTATAATCTTCTTACGCAGATCTATCTGTACAAACGGGACTATCGCACCGCGATCGATTCAATCGAAGCAAGTTTAGCCCTCTCCCCCGATCAGCCGGATGAAAGGCTGAAGCGGGCCAAGGCTCGTTTCTGGGACGGCCGGTTCGACACGGGGAGACGGGAGGCCGAACAGCTGGCAACCCTCTATCCCGACCATCTCCCGATCCAGACCTTCTGGGGGGAGCTTCTGATGCAACACCACGATTTCAAACGGGGGAAGGAGCAATGGCGAAAGGTGCTCGACCTCGGCTCGGTCTCTCCCAAGGCGGAGTATTTCTGGCTTCGGTCGATGTATGAATCGGGCGAATATGAGAAAGCGGTCGCCGAGGCGAAAAAGCGGGCCGGTGAGCATCCCCCGAAGCAGGCCATTCTTCGATTCTTGGCGGAAGATGCCCTCTTTCGGGAAGATAAAGAAGAGGCGGTTCGATGGTATCGCCTCCTGACGGAAGCGTTCCCTCAACACCCTTCTTTTTGGCTGGAGCGCTCCCGGCTCTACCAGGAGATGAACCTTTTTCCGGAAAGCCTGAAAACATTGGAGCAGGCGCGGCAGGCCCACCCCGATCATCTTGAAATTCGCCTCTCCCTGACCGAGGCCGAGCGGCTCAACGGTAAATACGACGCGGCCGAGCGGCGCTACATCGAGCTGACCGAGGAATATCCCGACAACCGCCGCGCCTACATCGGCCTGCTCCAGACCCGGATCGAGGCGCGGCGCTTCAGGGAAGCGTTGGCCCTCCTGGAGCAGAACCGGAGCGCCTTCCTCAAGGGGTATGAGGTCGATCTGCAGCGGGGGGCGATCTACGCCGGGATGGGAGCCCCCGGCGACGCCGAATCGTCTTTCATGCGGGTCGCTTCGCCCGCCGAGACAACCCGCTATATTCCGATCCTCCTATATCACGGGTTGAGCGATCATCCGAGGAGCATGAATCTTTCGGTCGATCTCTTCGACGCGCAGTTGCAGGCCCTTGGGGCCGCCGGTTATCAAACGATCACGATTCGGGAGCTCGGACGGATGGTCGACGGAAAAGAACCTTTCCCCCCCAAACCGATTTTGATCACCTTCGACGACGCCCGGATCGACGCGTTTCTCCTCGGCGACCCGATTCTGGCCAAACATGGGATGAAGGCGACGATGTTCGTTCCGACGGCGAAGATCACCGATCAAAACCCCTTTTTCGCCGATTGGGAGATGATCCGAAAATACGCCGGGACCGGACGGTGGGACCTGCAGAGCCACGGCGATCACGCCCACGATCTGATCCCGATCGACGCCGCCGAACAGATCGGCGGCTTCCTCGTCAACCGGCTCTGGATCAAAGAGCAGGAGCGGCTGGAGACCCGAGAGGAATATCTGCAGCGACTGGAGATCGATTATCGGCAAAGCCGCCGTTTGCTCGACCGGGAGGTCGCCGGACTCGATCTGATCGGCTATGCGTTCCCCTTCTCCGAGGCGGGACAGGAGAATATCGGGAACGAGCCGCGCGCCGCCGAATTTAACGAACAGCTGCTGGCGAAATATTTCCGGTTCGGGTTTGTCCAGGATCAAAACGGATATAACGCGATCGAGCCGGGCCCCGCTCCTGCCGGCCGGATGCTCCGCCGCTTCTCCGTTCCCCGCTCCTGGGATGGGAAAAAACTTCTTGCGCATCTGACCGCCCAGCATCCCGGCCTCGCGGCCACGATCCGAATCGGCCAATCCTATTATTGGAGCGGGCGGTATGATACGGCGCGCGCGCTTTTCGAACGGCTTCCGGCCGAAGCGCCCTTGCTCAAAGGGGACAGCGCCTATTATCTGGCGGCCCTTTCCTATCAGCAGGGACGATATCGAGAAGCCGCGCGGCACTTTAGCCTCTCTCTCGCCGAAGGCTCGGAGCGGGCCGGGAATAGCGCCTCGCTGTTGAGGCAGATCGCGTGGCAAAATCAAGCTCAGACCGGAATCCGGTTCGGCCTCTTTCACGATTCCAACGACCGCAGCAACCGCTGGCAATCGCTCCTCTTTCGATACCCGCTCGCCCACCCGATCGACCTGTCGTTCGAGATCGGCCGGATCTCCTTTCGAGAAAACGGTTTCTCCCCGTTATCCGGCCAGGAATTGCGTGTCGGGGCGCGCTGGCAGACCTCGGCGCAGATTCTTTTGGAAGGGAGCGTTCGCGCGCGTTTCTTGGAGGGGGGAGACGATACCGGAAATTTATGGCTGACGGGGAAATATCAGGCCGACCATCAAGAAATTCACCTCCGATGGGCGTATGAAGATGTGGAAACCCTTCAAGCGCATCGGATCGGTCTTCAGACACGGAACGGCGGATTTCGTTACCGCCTCCGGTTGACATCGCAGTGGCGCGGCGACGTCGATTTTTTATACCGCTCTTATGAAGATGGAAACGAGCGGACCGACTTCCGAACGGGCCTCTCTTATCAGCTCCTTGCCTGGCCGGGGTGGCGGGTCGGCGCCGCGTTCACGCGGAGCGACACCCGCTTCCAATCGGACCGGTATTATACCCCGGCCGGGTTGAACGTCGGCCGCGCGACCCTTTCCTATCGAAAGGCCTGGGATTCGGGAACGCTTCTGGAAGGAGAGGGGGGGATCGGCCTCGCCGAGGACACGCTGCGCGGAACCCGCTGGGTGGGATATGGCGAGATCAAATCGGTTCAGGCCTGGACCGACCAGATCCGATCGAGCCTCGCCTGGGACTACAACCGCTCGCCGGGCTACCGTAGTTGGACGGTGGAGGCGATGGCCCACTATCGGTTCTGA
- a CDS encoding glycosyl hydrolase family 18 protein, with translation MSLFILPLFLAACASGGAKPARLGAWVTYWDYNRGIDSVRSAPSLLNDIYFFAAHLDSEGAPVFANKNIPFNLEAGRVKEGNALPWLTVVNDVKPSAGGAVILKDPQVIHDLLSDPDRRRQHRSEIVRLAATHGFAGVDIDYENLRAVDRDLFSLFIRELAADLKQKGILLSVTVQPKARESRADGPGAADWADLCRSADRLQIMLYNLHSGKSGPGPIATPAWIKEILQFAESQCPRERVVPILKVSGMKWGGEHAEGVQYDRAASLAEAHRAEILRDPNGNVPYFIYTDAGGRHTVYYEDAESLMEKIAALESFGYRNVVFWSLGRQDPEFLPRLAERSGRKTGR, from the coding sequence ATGTCTCTTTTTATCCTCCCGCTCTTCCTGGCTGCCTGTGCGTCCGGCGGAGCGAAGCCGGCGCGGCTCGGCGCCTGGGTGACTTATTGGGATTACAACCGAGGAATCGATTCAGTTCGGAGCGCGCCGTCGCTCCTCAACGACATCTATTTCTTCGCCGCCCACCTCGATTCGGAAGGTGCTCCGGTTTTCGCCAACAAGAACATTCCGTTCAATCTGGAAGCGGGACGGGTCAAGGAGGGCAACGCGCTTCCCTGGCTGACGGTCGTGAACGACGTCAAACCGTCTGCGGGGGGAGCGGTCATCTTGAAAGACCCGCAGGTCATCCACGATCTCCTGAGCGATCCGGATCGTCGCCGGCAGCACCGAAGCGAGATCGTCAGGCTCGCGGCGACGCACGGCTTTGCCGGGGTCGATATCGACTATGAAAATCTTCGGGCGGTCGATCGGGATCTTTTTAGCCTGTTTATCCGTGAGCTGGCGGCCGATTTAAAGCAGAAGGGGATTCTCTTATCGGTCACCGTTCAACCGAAGGCGCGGGAGAGCCGCGCCGACGGGCCCGGCGCCGCCGACTGGGCCGACCTCTGCCGATCGGCCGATCGATTGCAGATCATGCTTTACAATCTTCACAGCGGAAAAAGCGGCCCCGGCCCGATCGCCACCCCTGCCTGGATCAAAGAGATCCTTCAGTTTGCCGAGAGCCAATGCCCTCGCGAGCGGGTGGTCCCGATTCTCAAGGTCAGCGGGATGAAATGGGGAGGGGAGCACGCGGAGGGGGTTCAATATGATCGCGCCGCTTCTCTCGCCGAGGCCCATCGAGCGGAGATCCTGCGTGATCCGAACGGAAACGTTCCTTATTTCATCTACACCGACGCAGGAGGCCGCCACACGGTCTATTATGAAGATGCCGAGAGTTTGATGGAGAAGATCGCCGCCTTGGAGTCGTTTGGCTACCGGAATGTCGTCTTCTGGAGCCTGGGAAGGCAAGATCCGGAATTTCTTCCGCGCCTGGCCGAACGAAGCGGCCGGAAAACCGGCCGTTGA
- a CDS encoding septal ring lytic transglycosylase RlpA family protein, whose amino-acid sequence MSLTINTKRSFPTSFPHSLSIHLVILVGLLAFSGCAGSPRKADYGLGYREIGLASWYGKDFHGRPTSSGEIYNMFELSAAHQTLPFGTHLRVTKLDSGRSVRVKVNDRGPFVGDRILDLSYEAARKLGMIQAGTADVEIEIVGFEKMRGHGDFFIQVGSFQSKENAARIKEKLGGEGQAVRMETIETGDGPSHRVRVGPFRSEKAARAAVGRLRKQLASESLKPIILRE is encoded by the coding sequence ATGTCTTTGACGATTAACACAAAGCGCTCCTTTCCAACCTCTTTTCCTCATTCTCTCTCTATTCATCTCGTGATTCTGGTCGGACTCCTTGCGTTCAGCGGGTGCGCCGGCTCCCCTCGCAAGGCCGATTATGGCCTCGGCTACCGGGAGATCGGCCTGGCTTCTTGGTACGGAAAAGATTTTCATGGCAGGCCGACCAGCAGCGGCGAAATTTATAATATGTTCGAACTTTCCGCAGCCCACCAGACCCTTCCTTTCGGGACCCATCTTCGCGTGACGAAACTGGACAGCGGCCGGAGCGTTCGGGTGAAGGTGAACGATCGGGGACCGTTCGTGGGCGATCGGATTCTCGATCTTTCCTACGAGGCGGCCAGAAAATTGGGAATGATTCAAGCGGGAACGGCGGACGTTGAAATCGAGATCGTCGGTTTTGAGAAAATGCGCGGCCACGGCGATTTTTTCATTCAGGTCGGCTCCTTTCAATCCAAGGAGAATGCCGCTCGGATCAAGGAAAAGCTGGGAGGGGAGGGTCAAGCGGTCCGCATGGAGACGATTGAAACGGGAGACGGACCGTCCCACCGGGTTCGGGTGGGACCGTTTCGCTCCGAGAAGGCGGCCCGCGCGGCCGTCGGCCGGCTCCGAAAGCAGCTCGCGTCGGAGTCGCTGAAACCGATTATACTAAGAGAATAA
- a CDS encoding type IV pilin protein encodes MKRVHRLFQKIRRGGEKGFTLIELMVVVAIVGILVTLAEPSYRIATIKAKEAALKKDLYVMRDVIDQYHADQGSYPAALPDLVEKGYLRAIPVDPFTGTTDSWVEIFVSEGDESGIYDVHSGSDIIGTNGTSYNEW; translated from the coding sequence GTGAAGCGGGTTCATCGACTATTTCAGAAAATAAGGCGGGGGGGGGAGAAGGGATTTACCCTCATCGAATTGATGGTCGTGGTGGCGATCGTCGGCATCCTCGTCACCCTCGCCGAGCCGTCTTATCGCATCGCCACAATCAAGGCCAAAGAGGCGGCGCTCAAGAAAGATCTCTATGTCATGCGCGATGTCATCGATCAGTACCACGCCGATCAGGGGAGCTATCCCGCCGCCCTCCCCGACCTCGTCGAAAAAGGATACCTGCGGGCCATTCCGGTCGATCCTTTCACAGGAACCACCGATAGCTGGGTCGAAATTTTTGTCTCCGAAGGGGATGAATCCGGAATTTATGACGTCCACTCCGGCAGCGATATCATCGGGACCAACGGGACTTCTTATAATGAATGGTAG
- a CDS encoding YciI family protein codes for MPRYLISFDDGSMDHIPDEDWPLVAEASHNVVREAKAAGVWIFGGGVQRQQSTIVATDGTISVGPVPETKAVIGGFSIIEVSSREEALVWAARIAAGCRCAQEVREIMFDPES; via the coding sequence ATGCCTCGGTACTTGATTTCGTTTGATGACGGCTCGATGGACCATATTCCTGATGAAGATTGGCCGTTGGTGGCCGAAGCATCACATAATGTGGTTCGGGAAGCAAAGGCCGCAGGGGTCTGGATCTTCGGCGGCGGTGTCCAGCGCCAGCAATCGACCATTGTTGCCACAGACGGGACCATCTCGGTCGGACCAGTGCCGGAGACAAAGGCAGTTATCGGCGGGTTTTCAATCATCGAGGTTTCTTCACGTGAGGAGGCACTCGTTTGGGCTGCCCGGATCGCCGCTGGGTGTCGCTGCGCGCAGGAGGTTCGCGAGATCATGTTCGACCCGGAGTCCTGA
- a CDS encoding polysaccharide deacetylase family protein has product MKEPTDPYASISFRQDRIAWGLLFLLSFFLLGGGYLWLHREVAPPPGLPADSDDDPRIAVLVYDHVTKAKGEHVDRELFREHLEALEQRGFTPITLSVLADFYERGRPLPQNPLLLTFDHGYLDTYMAVDPVLRRKKWRAAMFVKTVRLEKSDTFFLYWDRLQRMVDSGLWEIGSNGRIGNDPAPIDQSGEVGPFLARRIWMEKEGRRETDSELKDRIRQDYRSSKEAIESNLRGVRPVAFAAPFGDFSKITGDAAVVHFNRNASASLYPLGFVDDRFGVNDRFTDPHALKRLRVDPGWSGEELVQRLTSAIESLPDGGTFENPPVRWIAGEGRISSEGEALFLKGFPRTDLWLPGSAWTEEWVMEADLSIESGSFWLLQESDSGESWRWGGDPAGLSLQHRMPGKPLETLRRFAADVTPGKRHHLKVIKRGKGIWIEWDRRPLTAHPVYLPGPSRGPLGWIGWRTDGPAALQISNLHLTRSPGEIRPVGENPSQKALASLVKEAPRIAALSPPGLEMTGDRLHELPLESQLFKILSHRYGWEILPTVRVSAKGREIRRIKMPVDDGASVLSESTLTELLHRVEKKGWGGIYLDLRQLPPATRQSLQPLLRQWGFLFQKRGLRLAYGPDVSIDSK; this is encoded by the coding sequence ATGAAGGAGCCGACCGATCCGTACGCTTCCATCTCCTTTCGCCAGGATCGCATTGCCTGGGGACTCTTATTTCTCCTCTCGTTTTTTCTCCTCGGCGGGGGATACCTCTGGCTTCATCGGGAGGTCGCGCCGCCCCCCGGGTTGCCGGCCGATTCCGACGACGACCCCCGCATCGCCGTCCTTGTTTACGATCATGTGACAAAAGCGAAAGGGGAGCATGTCGATCGGGAGCTCTTTCGGGAACATCTGGAGGCATTGGAGCAACGCGGCTTCACCCCGATCACCCTCTCCGTATTGGCCGACTTTTACGAGCGGGGCCGGCCGCTTCCGCAGAACCCGCTGCTGCTCACCTTCGATCACGGCTACCTCGACACCTATATGGCGGTCGACCCTGTCCTGCGCCGAAAAAAATGGCGCGCCGCAATGTTTGTCAAAACGGTCCGCCTGGAAAAGAGCGACACCTTCTTTCTCTACTGGGATCGGCTCCAAAGGATGGTCGACAGCGGCCTTTGGGAGATCGGATCAAACGGCCGGATCGGCAACGATCCGGCCCCGATCGATCAGAGCGGCGAGGTCGGTCCTTTTTTAGCCCGGCGGATCTGGATGGAGAAAGAGGGCCGCCGGGAGACCGATTCCGAATTAAAAGATCGAATCCGGCAAGACTACCGATCGAGCAAGGAAGCGATCGAATCGAATCTCAGAGGGGTTCGTCCCGTTGCGTTTGCCGCGCCGTTTGGGGACTTCTCGAAAATTACCGGCGATGCCGCCGTTGTTCACTTTAATCGGAACGCATCGGCTTCGCTCTACCCTCTCGGTTTCGTCGATGATCGATTCGGGGTCAACGACCGCTTCACCGATCCGCACGCCCTCAAGCGCCTTCGGGTCGATCCGGGCTGGTCCGGAGAGGAGTTGGTCCAACGGCTCACTTCCGCGATTGAATCGCTCCCCGACGGCGGCACTTTCGAGAACCCGCCGGTCCGATGGATCGCGGGCGAGGGGCGCATCTCTTCCGAAGGAGAAGCGCTCTTCTTGAAAGGCTTCCCTCGCACCGACCTCTGGCTTCCGGGAAGCGCCTGGACCGAAGAATGGGTGATGGAGGCCGATCTCTCGATCGAATCGGGCTCTTTCTGGCTGCTTCAGGAATCGGACTCGGGAGAGTCGTGGCGATGGGGAGGGGATCCGGCGGGCCTCTCGCTTCAACATCGGATGCCGGGGAAACCGTTGGAGACCCTCCGTCGGTTCGCCGCCGACGTGACGCCGGGAAAACGGCATCATCTCAAGGTCATCAAACGAGGAAAAGGAATTTGGATCGAATGGGACCGCCGTCCCCTCACCGCGCACCCGGTCTATCTTCCCGGACCCTCGCGCGGGCCCCTCGGCTGGATCGGCTGGCGGACCGACGGGCCGGCGGCGCTGCAGATTTCAAACCTCCACCTCACCCGCTCTCCCGGCGAAATCAGACCGGTAGGGGAGAACCCTTCACAAAAGGCGCTTGCCTCGCTCGTTAAGGAGGCCCCTCGGATCGCCGCCCTCTCCCCTCCCGGACTGGAGATGACCGGGGATCGCCTGCACGAATTGCCTCTCGAATCGCAGCTCTTCAAAATCCTCTCGCATCGATACGGATGGGAGATCCTGCCGACGGTCCGGGTGTCTGCGAAGGGGAGAGAAATTCGGCGGATCAAGATGCCGGTTGACGACGGCGCATCCGTCCTCAGCGAGTCGACCCTGACCGAACTCCTCCACCGGGTTGAAAAGAAGGGATGGGGAGGAATTTATCTCGATCTCCGGCAACTCCCCCCCGCCACGCGCCAAAGCCTGCAACCGCTCCTCCGGCAATGGGGGTTTCTTTTCCAAAAAAGAGGACTGCGGCTCGCCTACGGCCCCGATGTATCGATCGATTCAAAATGA
- a CDS encoding DUF4062 domain-containing protein, with amino-acid sequence MSSPPNVMVSSTFYDLRQIRTDLAHFIADELGYIPLLSELPSFPIDPDLDTIENCRARVEKDANVFVLIVGGRYGSIDDKTDKSITNLEFLSARQKGIPIYAFVEKSVLAVVPTWKNNRTADFSATVDTRRVFEFIEYVRSQERVWTFPFETAQDIVGTLRRQLAYLFSDSLKTRLRLNGGGLPSYFDALSPKALRIALEKPKGWEYRLFLQSFLDEVERHSDSILEYKSGLTLDPAEYVIAMSAGDWILTRMHELQAFVASANKLLNTYAQESFGKPGEAGDLQRIIWVSRMLGSVLDGMLRWAKRIRCARLDTPFERVGAELSLFVDNLIGQFQTFPRESLSKVEASLSLAESGQTQQVELTMVFTLANLEAFQTALAAASARAGLK; translated from the coding sequence ATGAGTTCCCCGCCAAATGTAATGGTAAGTTCGACGTTCTACGATCTCCGTCAGATACGCACGGACCTGGCGCATTTCATTGCCGACGAGCTTGGCTACATCCCACTTCTCTCCGAGTTGCCATCGTTTCCGATCGATCCTGATCTGGATACGATCGAGAACTGTCGAGCACGAGTCGAGAAAGACGCGAACGTCTTCGTCCTCATAGTGGGGGGCAGATACGGGTCGATTGACGACAAAACCGACAAATCGATAACTAATCTCGAGTTCCTCAGCGCCAGGCAGAAGGGGATTCCGATCTACGCTTTTGTTGAGAAAAGCGTGCTCGCAGTTGTTCCAACATGGAAAAACAACCGAACCGCCGATTTCTCTGCGACGGTCGATACACGTCGTGTGTTCGAGTTTATCGAATACGTTCGCTCTCAAGAACGCGTTTGGACCTTTCCCTTCGAAACCGCACAAGACATTGTTGGCACGCTCAGGCGGCAACTAGCTTATCTCTTTTCCGATTCGCTGAAAACACGGCTCAGATTGAACGGAGGAGGACTGCCAAGCTACTTTGACGCGCTCAGCCCAAAGGCCTTACGCATCGCGCTGGAGAAGCCCAAGGGCTGGGAGTATCGGTTGTTCCTACAGTCGTTTCTCGACGAAGTCGAACGTCATTCCGATTCGATTCTGGAATACAAATCTGGCCTTACACTTGACCCAGCCGAGTATGTGATTGCTATGAGCGCCGGAGATTGGATTCTCACTCGCATGCACGAACTCCAAGCTTTCGTTGCCTCTGCAAACAAACTTCTCAATACCTACGCCCAGGAGAGCTTTGGGAAGCCGGGGGAGGCTGGAGACCTGCAACGGATCATATGGGTGTCACGAATGCTCGGCTCCGTGCTTGATGGCATGCTCCGGTGGGCAAAACGCATCCGATGCGCGAGGTTAGATACTCCCTTCGAGCGTGTCGGCGCGGAACTTTCGCTTTTCGTCGACAACCTTATTGGGCAGTTTCAGACCTTTCCTCGTGAGTCCCTGAGCAAAGTTGAGGCAAGCCTCTCCCTTGCCGAATCTGGCCAAACCCAACAAGTCGAACTGACTATGGTGTTCACGCTAGCGAACTTGGAAGCCTTCCAGACCGCGCTGGCTGCAGCAAGTGCTCGTGCCGGGCTGAAATAA